A window of Formosa sp. Hel1_31_208 contains these coding sequences:
- a CDS encoding YgcG family protein, whose protein sequence is MLKQKHIYLPLLISLISSFFLLANAQYDIPPIPEEQTSIYDYIDLLSATEKSNLEEKLVRYSDTTSTQIVIAIIATTKGENIGLLAPKWAHEWGVGQAKEDNGVFILLAHEDRKIWISPGYGVEDRLTAGITGQLIRNIIIPEFKRGDYYQGLNKGTDGIFNILTGKYQSSRQSDNSGDIFPVLILIFMVIIFIVIVIAITKNRKGGGHDGDGGYRTNGTSILDAIILSNMGRGSYGGSSSGGLFGGSSGGFGGGFGGGGFSGGGAGGSW, encoded by the coding sequence ATGTTAAAACAAAAACATATTTATTTACCTCTTCTTATAAGTCTTATAAGTAGCTTTTTCCTACTTGCAAATGCTCAATATGATATTCCGCCTATACCAGAGGAACAAACAAGTATTTACGACTATATTGACCTATTATCGGCAACTGAAAAAAGCAATTTAGAAGAAAAGCTCGTTCGCTATTCTGATACCACATCTACACAAATTGTCATCGCCATTATCGCCACTACTAAAGGCGAAAACATTGGATTATTAGCCCCTAAATGGGCTCATGAATGGGGAGTTGGTCAAGCCAAAGAAGACAATGGCGTTTTCATTTTACTGGCTCATGAAGATCGAAAAATTTGGATCTCACCTGGTTATGGTGTGGAAGACAGACTCACTGCAGGAATTACAGGTCAATTAATACGAAATATAATCATCCCAGAATTTAAACGTGGAGATTACTATCAAGGCCTCAATAAAGGTACAGATGGCATTTTTAACATCTTAACCGGCAAATATCAAAGTTCTCGACAATCTGATAATTCAGGTGATATCTTTCCTGTCTTAATTCTTATATTTATGGTGATTATATTCATTGTTATTGTCATCGCTATAACTAAAAACAGAAAAGGTGGTGGTCACGATGGAGATGGTGGCTACAGAACAAATGGAACTAGTATTTTAGACGCTATCATATTAAGTAACATGGGACGAGGCAGCTATGGCGGAAGCTCTAGTGGAGGTCTCTTTGGCGGAAGTAGCGGTGGTTTTGGAGGTGGCTTTGGTGGCGGTGGTTTCTCAGGTGGAGGTGCTGGAGGCAGTTGGTAA
- a CDS encoding GSCFA domain-containing protein, with protein sequence MNFQTKIPLQQQPFNQIDYHSKTLLLGSCFAEHIGDKFEYYKFQKQQNPFGILFHPLAIETLVTNAINEKEYTKDDLFFQNEQWHCFDAHSRLSNTSAEVLLENLNNAIRFTHQFLSEASHVIITLGTAWVYRFIETDLHVANCHKVPQKQFLKELLSVDQIKTSLEAIVSLVKSINPEVVAICTVSPIRHIKDGFVENTRSKSHLIAAIHQLVDVRQGNYYFPSYELMMDELRDYRFYSEDMLHPNTTAINHIWNRFQNVWISKDALAMMNDVDEIQKGLAHRPFNSKSDAHHAFLERLKQKETQVQLSFPHIVF encoded by the coding sequence ATGAACTTTCAAACAAAGATACCGCTCCAACAACAGCCGTTTAATCAAATCGATTATCACTCCAAAACCCTGTTGTTAGGTTCTTGTTTTGCCGAGCATATTGGCGACAAGTTTGAGTACTACAAATTTCAGAAGCAACAAAACCCTTTTGGAATTCTATTTCACCCATTAGCGATTGAGACTTTAGTGACCAATGCGATTAATGAAAAAGAATATACGAAAGATGATCTGTTTTTTCAAAATGAACAATGGCACTGTTTTGACGCACATTCGCGATTGAGCAATACTTCGGCCGAGGTGCTTTTGGAGAATTTAAACAATGCTATTAGATTCACCCATCAGTTTTTAAGCGAAGCTAGCCATGTTATTATAACACTTGGTACAGCCTGGGTGTATCGTTTTATTGAAACAGACTTGCATGTAGCCAATTGTCATAAAGTGCCACAAAAACAGTTTTTAAAAGAGTTGCTATCTGTCGATCAAATAAAAACATCTCTAGAGGCTATTGTAAGTTTGGTTAAAAGTATAAATCCTGAGGTTGTCGCAATATGTACGGTCTCTCCAATTCGACATATCAAAGATGGTTTTGTTGAAAACACTCGCAGTAAGTCGCATTTGATTGCTGCAATCCATCAATTGGTGGATGTTAGACAAGGAAATTATTACTTTCCATCTTATGAACTTATGATGGATGAATTACGCGATTACAGATTCTATTCTGAAGATATGTTACACCCAAATACTACTGCCATCAACCACATTTGGAATCGATTTCAAAATGTATGGATTTCAAAAGATGCTCTAGCAATGATGAATGATGTAGATGAGATTCAAAAAGGATTAGCACATCGTCCTTTTAATTCTAAATCGGATGCACATCACGCCTTCCTCGAGCGATTAAAACAAAAGGAAACGCAAGTTCAATTAAGTTTTCCACATATCGTATTTTAA
- the era gene encoding GTPase Era, whose amino-acid sequence MHRAGFVNIIGNPNVGKSTLMNAFIGEKLSIITSKAQTTRHRILGIVNGEDFQVILSDTPGIIKPAYELQESMMDFVKSAFDDADVLIYMVEIGEQELKDEAFFKKITNSKIPVLLLLNKIDKSDQEQLESQVQLWSEKVPNAEIFPISALEGFNVKEVFSRIIELLPESPAYYPKDQLTDKPERFFCNETIREKILMHYKKEIPYAVEIDTEEFFEEEKIIRMRSVIMVERETQKGIIIGHKGSALKRVGMEARKDLEKFFGKQVHLELYVKVNKNWRSDQRQLRRFGYNQK is encoded by the coding sequence ATGCATAGAGCTGGTTTTGTAAATATTATAGGAAATCCTAACGTAGGGAAGTCCACCTTGATGAATGCCTTTATTGGTGAGAAATTATCAATAATCACTTCAAAAGCACAAACGACTAGACATCGAATTTTGGGGATTGTTAATGGTGAAGATTTTCAAGTGATTCTCAGTGATACACCGGGAATTATCAAACCTGCTTATGAGTTGCAAGAATCTATGATGGATTTTGTGAAATCTGCTTTTGATGATGCCGATGTTCTTATTTATATGGTTGAAATCGGAGAACAAGAATTGAAGGACGAGGCGTTCTTCAAAAAGATTACAAATTCAAAAATACCAGTACTACTATTATTAAATAAGATTGATAAATCAGATCAAGAACAATTAGAATCTCAAGTGCAATTGTGGTCTGAAAAAGTGCCTAATGCAGAGATTTTTCCTATTTCAGCATTAGAAGGATTTAATGTTAAAGAAGTCTTTAGTCGAATTATAGAGTTATTACCAGAGTCTCCTGCTTATTATCCTAAAGATCAGTTAACCGATAAACCAGAGCGTTTTTTTTGTAACGAAACCATCCGCGAGAAAATCTTAATGCATTACAAAAAGGAAATTCCCTATGCTGTAGAAATAGATACCGAAGAGTTTTTTGAAGAAGAAAAAATCATTAGAATGCGTTCAGTAATCATGGTAGAACGCGAGACGCAAAAAGGAATTATTATTGGTCATAAAGGAAGCGCATTAAAACGTGTAGGTATGGAGGCTAGAAAGGATCTTGAAAAATTCTTCGGTAAGCAAGTGCATCTCGAATTGTATGTGAAAGTGAACAAGAATTGGAGAAGTGATCAGCGTCAATTAAGACGTTTTGGTTACAATCAGAAGTAA
- a CDS encoding MerR family transcriptional regulator yields MHINLPEKRYYGIGEVAKAFNVNTSLIRFWEKEFDVLQPKKNAKGNRKFTPEDIKNLKFIYHLVKERGFTLEGAKTHLKEDKKQSLDKFQIINKLEGIKAQLIKIKSQL; encoded by the coding sequence ATGCATATTAATCTTCCTGAAAAACGATATTATGGTATTGGCGAAGTCGCCAAAGCCTTCAATGTAAATACGTCTTTGATCCGTTTTTGGGAAAAGGAATTTGATGTATTACAACCTAAGAAAAACGCTAAAGGAAATCGTAAATTCACTCCTGAAGACATCAAAAACCTGAAGTTTATTTACCATTTAGTAAAAGAACGTGGATTTACCTTAGAAGGTGCCAAAACACATCTTAAAGAAGACAAAAAACAATCGCTAGATAAATTCCAAATCATAAATAAATTGGAAGGCATTAAAGCTCAGCTCATCAAAATAAAATCACAACTTTAA
- a CDS encoding TPM domain-containing protein has product MSKVEDFLTAQEEQEIIEAIRKAEMNTSGEIRIHIEHHSEHDAFERAMEVFHFLKMDNTKLQNGVLIYLAIDDRTFVIYGDKGINDVVPKEFWNSTKDVMQNHFKTNRFKDGLIEGVLKAGEQLETHFPWNHNDRNELTNTISKG; this is encoded by the coding sequence ATGTCAAAAGTTGAGGACTTTTTAACCGCTCAAGAAGAACAGGAGATTATCGAAGCCATACGAAAGGCCGAGATGAACACTTCAGGAGAAATTCGTATTCATATTGAACATCATTCCGAACACGATGCTTTTGAGCGGGCTATGGAAGTCTTTCACTTTCTTAAAATGGACAATACAAAACTCCAAAATGGCGTCCTTATTTATCTTGCCATAGATGATAGAACGTTTGTCATTTATGGTGACAAAGGAATTAATGATGTTGTCCCAAAAGAGTTTTGGAACAGTACTAAAGATGTCATGCAAAACCATTTTAAAACCAATCGATTTAAAGACGGACTTATTGAAGGTGTTTTAAAAGCTGGCGAACAATTGGAAACGCATTTCCCGTGGAATCATAACGATCGTAATGAATTAACAAACACAATATCTAAAGGGTAA
- the coaD gene encoding pantetheine-phosphate adenylyltransferase: MKRAIFPGSFDPITLGHYDIIKRSITLFDDVVVAIGINAEKSYMFSLEERKHFIEEAFKDEPKVSVVTYEGLTIDFCKQINAQFILRGLRNPADFEFEKAIAHTNRKLSKIETVFLLTAANTSYISSSIVRDVIRNNGDYTKLVPNSVRLK; encoded by the coding sequence ATGAAACGTGCAATTTTTCCAGGATCATTTGATCCCATAACATTAGGTCACTACGATATTATTAAACGTAGCATCACATTATTTGATGACGTTGTTGTTGCTATTGGCATTAATGCTGAGAAATCGTATATGTTTTCTCTTGAAGAACGCAAGCATTTCATTGAAGAGGCATTTAAAGATGAACCAAAAGTGAGCGTCGTAACCTACGAAGGTTTAACCATAGATTTCTGCAAACAAATAAATGCTCAGTTTATACTCCGTGGACTAAGAAATCCTGCAGATTTTGAATTTGAAAAAGCCATCGCACATACGAACAGAAAACTTTCTAAAATAGAAACGGTCTTTTTGCTTACTGCTGCAAACACCTCTTACATTTCTTCATCAATAGTGAGAGATGTGATTAGAAATAATGGAGACTACACCAAGTTAGTTCCAAACAGTGTAAGGCTTAAATAA
- a CDS encoding GTP-binding protein has product MSLSNEIVLRPRFNFKVRYDNEHLLKLFEDKNGAQSDFVVSRVDDHLFIKIPKAKQHFWSPQLHLEINKDDTDNNSVIYGLFGPNPTVWTMFMFFHFVTAGLFIGFGIWTYVNWSLGSDYAIQLFATLFTIVIWFALYFGGRLGKKTGMSEMHQLHHFMRDTLRDYDIHAER; this is encoded by the coding sequence ATGTCATTATCAAATGAAATCGTATTAAGGCCTCGTTTTAATTTTAAAGTAAGATATGATAATGAGCACCTTTTAAAACTTTTTGAAGACAAGAATGGCGCACAATCAGATTTTGTTGTGTCTAGAGTTGACGATCACTTATTTATAAAAATCCCAAAAGCCAAACAGCATTTTTGGTCACCGCAATTGCATTTGGAAATCAATAAGGATGACACTGACAATAACAGCGTAATTTATGGCCTATTTGGCCCTAATCCAACGGTTTGGACGATGTTTATGTTCTTTCACTTTGTTACAGCTGGTTTGTTTATTGGTTTTGGCATTTGGACCTATGTGAATTGGTCTTTAGGCTCCGATTATGCCATTCAGTTATTTGCCACCTTATTCACTATTGTTATCTGGTTTGCACTCTATTTTGGTGGACGTCTAGGAAAGAAAACTGGAATGAGCGAAATGCATCAACTACATCATTTTATGCGTGATACCTTGAGAGATTATGATATTCACGCTGAAAGATAA
- a CDS encoding M23 family metallopeptidase, translated as MSKVKYYYDPETLSYRKIERKKGRTIKFGFIFLLAAALFGFFFVFIASQFIESPRERALKHELSNMQLQYDLLNKRVEDAFAALESVEERDNNIYRLYFEANPIPEEQRRAGFGGVNRYKKYEGYDNSQLIIESNKRIDRLQKAIVVQSKSLDEITILAEDKEKFLSSIPAIQPVRNKDLKHMASGYGYRTDPFTKVRKFHWGMDFTAPRGTPIYASGDGVIKRADSNSSGYGKHIRIDHGYGYISLYAHLYKYNVKANQKVKRGDLIGYVGSTGRSEAPHLHYEVFKDGERINPINFYYGNLTAEEYARLLEKASLENQSLD; from the coding sequence ATGTCTAAAGTAAAATATTATTACGATCCGGAAACGCTTTCTTATCGCAAAATCGAGCGTAAGAAAGGAAGAACTATTAAGTTCGGATTCATATTTTTACTAGCAGCGGCTCTTTTTGGCTTTTTCTTCGTTTTTATTGCTAGTCAATTTATCGAGTCTCCCAGAGAACGTGCATTAAAACATGAATTAAGCAACATGCAATTACAGTATGACTTATTGAACAAGCGAGTTGAAGATGCTTTTGCCGCATTAGAGAGTGTGGAAGAGCGCGACAATAATATCTACAGACTCTATTTTGAAGCCAATCCCATCCCTGAAGAACAACGCCGTGCTGGTTTTGGGGGCGTAAATCGATATAAAAAGTATGAAGGCTATGATAACTCACAGCTCATTATAGAAAGTAACAAACGTATTGATCGGTTACAAAAAGCAATAGTAGTGCAATCCAAGTCACTTGATGAAATTACCATATTAGCAGAAGATAAAGAGAAGTTTTTATCTTCTATTCCTGCCATACAACCTGTAAGAAATAAAGACTTGAAACACATGGCTTCAGGCTATGGCTATAGGACTGATCCGTTTACCAAGGTTAGAAAGTTTCATTGGGGAATGGATTTTACAGCACCACGCGGAACTCCCATTTATGCATCAGGTGATGGCGTAATAAAACGAGCAGATAGTAACTCCTCGGGTTATGGTAAACACATAAGAATAGACCATGGCTATGGTTATATCTCATTATATGCCCATTTGTATAAATATAATGTAAAAGCAAATCAGAAGGTAAAACGTGGAGATCTTATTGGTTATGTTGGTAGTACAGGTCGATCTGAAGCACCACATTTGCATTATGAAGTATTTAAAGACGGAGAACGTATTAACCCTATTAATTTTTACTACGGAAATTTAACTGCGGAAGAATACGCAAGATTATTAGAAAAAGCATCATTAGAAAACCAATCCTTAGATTAA
- the alaS gene encoding alanine--tRNA ligase: protein MKSQDIRHTFLSFFEGKKHSIVPSAPMVLKDDPTLMFVNSGMAPFKEFFLGNAQPKNNRIADTQKCLRVSGKHNDLEEVGYDTYHHTLFEMLGNWSFGDYFKAEAIAWAWELLTDKFGIDKRMLYVTVFEGSNDADNLPMDQEAYDIWKQFIPEDRILMGNKKDNFWEMGDQGPCGPCSEIHVDIRSAEEKSKIDGKSLVNMDHPHVVEIWNLVFMQYNRKANGSLDNLPDKHIDTGMGFERLCMVLQGVQSNYDTDVFTPIIREIETITDKAYGKDEKVDVAIRVISDHVRAVAFSIADGQLPSNNGAGYVIRRILRRAVRYGFTFLDKTEPFIYRLVEVLVKKMGTAFPELKEQRQLVENVIKEEEASFLRTLDQGLILLDRLIENSSSKEISGAKVFELKDTYGFPEDLTDLILREKGFAYNVEEFKLKLKEQQERGKQASELKSDDWTVLVEDEEQEFVGYDTLETQVKITKYRKVTSKKDGELYQLVFNISPFYAEGGGQVGDKGYLKDEHGDTVYIIDTKKENNISVHFTKNLPKHITETFTASVDEKQRYRTECNHTATHLLHQALREVLGTHVEQKGSAVHSKYLRFDFSHFAKLTVDELRDVENFVNRRIDGKLPLQEQRNIPMEQAIGEGAMALFGEKYGDAVRTVRFGQSIELCGGTHVKNTGDLWHFKIVSEGAVAAGIRRIEAITSDAVKDFYFENNRAFYEMKDLLNNVKEPVKALRNLQEENIGLKKQIENLLKEKSKSIKGELKNELTEVNGIQFLAKKLDLDAGGIKDVCFDMGSQYDNLFLLFGADNDGKAILSCYISKELVASKNLNAGQIVRELGKYIQGGGGGQPFFATAGGKNPQGIDEALVAVKTYLT, encoded by the coding sequence ATGAAGTCTCAAGACATTCGACATACATTTTTAAGCTTCTTTGAAGGCAAAAAACACAGTATTGTTCCTTCGGCGCCAATGGTTCTAAAAGACGATCCAACCTTGATGTTTGTGAATTCGGGAATGGCTCCTTTTAAAGAGTTTTTCCTCGGAAATGCCCAACCAAAGAACAATCGTATTGCAGATACTCAGAAATGTCTTCGCGTTTCTGGAAAACACAATGACTTAGAAGAAGTGGGTTATGATACGTATCATCATACCTTATTTGAGATGTTAGGGAATTGGAGTTTTGGCGATTATTTTAAAGCCGAAGCCATAGCATGGGCGTGGGAACTATTGACCGATAAATTTGGTATTGATAAGCGCATGCTCTATGTGACAGTCTTTGAAGGGAGTAATGATGCCGATAACTTGCCAATGGATCAAGAGGCCTACGATATTTGGAAACAGTTTATACCAGAAGATCGCATCCTAATGGGTAATAAGAAAGATAATTTCTGGGAAATGGGAGATCAAGGACCTTGTGGACCTTGCAGTGAAATTCATGTAGATATTCGATCAGCGGAAGAGAAGTCCAAAATAGATGGTAAATCATTGGTGAATATGGATCATCCTCATGTGGTTGAAATTTGGAATCTTGTCTTCATGCAATATAACCGCAAAGCAAATGGCTCATTAGACAATCTTCCTGATAAACATATTGATACTGGCATGGGGTTTGAACGTCTTTGTATGGTATTACAAGGCGTACAATCTAACTATGATACCGATGTATTTACACCAATCATTCGTGAAATTGAAACGATTACAGATAAAGCCTACGGTAAAGACGAAAAAGTTGATGTTGCTATTCGCGTCATCTCAGACCATGTACGTGCCGTAGCATTTTCAATTGCTGACGGACAATTACCGAGTAACAATGGAGCGGGTTATGTCATTAGAAGGATTTTGCGTCGGGCAGTTCGTTATGGATTTACCTTCTTAGATAAAACTGAACCATTTATCTATAGATTGGTTGAAGTATTAGTTAAGAAAATGGGCACAGCTTTTCCAGAATTGAAGGAGCAACGTCAACTCGTTGAAAATGTCATTAAAGAAGAAGAGGCTTCATTTTTAAGAACTCTAGACCAAGGATTGATTTTACTGGATCGATTAATTGAAAATTCATCATCTAAAGAAATTTCAGGTGCTAAGGTTTTTGAATTGAAAGATACTTATGGGTTTCCAGAAGATTTGACCGATTTGATACTTCGCGAAAAAGGATTTGCGTATAATGTTGAGGAGTTTAAGCTGAAACTGAAAGAACAACAGGAGAGAGGTAAGCAAGCTTCGGAATTGAAATCTGATGATTGGACAGTTTTAGTCGAAGATGAAGAGCAAGAGTTTGTTGGTTATGATACCTTAGAAACACAAGTAAAAATTACAAAATATCGTAAAGTTACTTCAAAGAAAGATGGTGAATTATATCAGTTGGTATTCAATATCTCACCGTTTTATGCGGAAGGAGGTGGGCAAGTTGGAGACAAAGGGTATTTAAAAGACGAACATGGGGATACTGTGTATATCATTGATACTAAAAAAGAAAATAATATTAGTGTTCACTTTACAAAAAACTTACCAAAACATATTACCGAGACATTTACTGCCTCAGTAGATGAAAAACAACGTTACCGTACAGAATGTAACCATACGGCAACCCATTTACTGCACCAAGCACTTCGAGAGGTATTAGGGACTCATGTGGAGCAAAAAGGATCGGCTGTTCACTCCAAATATTTACGATTCGATTTCTCTCATTTTGCAAAATTAACGGTTGATGAATTGCGAGATGTTGAGAATTTTGTGAACAGGCGTATCGATGGAAAGTTGCCGCTACAAGAGCAACGTAATATACCAATGGAACAAGCGATTGGTGAAGGCGCAATGGCCTTGTTTGGCGAAAAATATGGTGATGCCGTAAGAACAGTTCGATTTGGTCAATCTATTGAATTGTGTGGAGGTACACATGTTAAGAATACAGGCGATCTGTGGCATTTTAAAATTGTGTCTGAAGGCGCAGTGGCAGCAGGTATTCGTAGAATAGAAGCCATAACGAGCGACGCTGTTAAAGACTTCTATTTTGAAAATAATAGAGCGTTTTATGAAATGAAAGATTTGCTCAATAATGTCAAAGAACCTGTGAAAGCTTTGCGTAATTTACAAGAAGAAAATATTGGTCTAAAAAAACAAATTGAAAATTTATTAAAGGAAAAGTCAAAGTCAATTAAAGGGGAGTTGAAGAATGAATTAACTGAAGTTAATGGCATTCAGTTTCTAGCTAAAAAGTTGGATTTGGATGCAGGAGGTATTAAAGATGTGTGCTTTGATATGGGCAGTCAGTATGATAATTTGTTCCTTTTATTTGGTGCCGATAATGATGGTAAAGCTATTTTGTCTTGCTATATCTCGAAAGAATTAGTAGCTAGTAAGAATTTAAATGCAGGCCAAATTGTTAGAGAACTTGGAAAGTACATCCAAGGGGGAGGAGGCGGACAACCATTTTTCGCTACGGCTGGTGGAAAGAATCCGCAAGGCATTGATGAAGCTTTGGTAGCAGTAAAAACATATTTAACCTAG
- the der gene encoding ribosome biogenesis GTPase Der, translated as MSNIVAIVGRPNVGKSTLFNRLIQRREAIVDAVSGVTRDRHYGKSDWNGKEFSLIDTGGYVKGSDDIFEAEIDKQVELAIDEADAIIFMVDVETGVTGMDEDVARLLRKVDKPVFLAVNKVDNGKRSEDAVEFYALGLGEYFTIASINGSGTGDLLDALVQALPEKEEEEDVDQLPRFAVVGRPNAGKSSFINALIGEERYIVTDIAGTTRDSIDTKYNRFGFEFNLVDTAGIRRKSKVKEDLEFYSVMRSVRAIEHCDVCLVVLDATRGFDGQVQNIFWLAQRNRKGIVILVNKWDLVEKNTMSTKEFEKVIQKEIAPFTDVPIVFISVLNKQRIYKAIETAVEVYQNRTKKIKTSKLNEVLLPIIENYPPPAYKGKFVKIKYIMQLPTPQPQFAFFCNLPQYVREPYKRFLENNLREHFDFKGVPVSVYMRKK; from the coding sequence ATGAGTAATATAGTTGCTATTGTAGGAAGACCAAATGTTGGGAAGTCTACTTTGTTTAATCGTTTAATTCAACGTCGAGAAGCTATCGTGGATGCCGTTAGTGGTGTGACGCGTGATAGGCACTACGGAAAAAGTGATTGGAACGGAAAGGAGTTTTCTCTTATTGATACCGGAGGATATGTTAAAGGAAGTGATGATATTTTTGAAGCGGAAATAGATAAGCAAGTAGAATTAGCTATCGATGAAGCAGATGCCATTATTTTTATGGTAGATGTTGAAACTGGTGTGACAGGAATGGATGAAGATGTTGCGCGATTACTTCGTAAAGTGGATAAACCAGTATTTCTTGCTGTCAATAAAGTCGATAATGGAAAACGTTCTGAAGATGCCGTAGAGTTCTATGCTCTTGGTCTTGGTGAATACTTCACTATTGCAAGTATTAATGGAAGTGGTACAGGAGATTTGTTGGATGCTTTAGTGCAAGCACTTCCAGAAAAAGAGGAGGAGGAAGACGTAGATCAATTGCCAAGATTTGCAGTTGTTGGTCGACCTAATGCAGGTAAGTCATCATTTATAAATGCTCTTATTGGGGAAGAGCGTTATATCGTTACTGATATAGCTGGAACTACAAGAGATTCTATCGATACTAAATATAATCGTTTCGGATTTGAATTCAACCTAGTCGATACTGCTGGAATTAGACGTAAATCTAAGGTGAAAGAAGATTTAGAATTCTATTCTGTAATGCGAAGTGTGAGAGCTATTGAACATTGCGATGTATGTTTAGTCGTTTTAGATGCTACAAGAGGTTTTGATGGACAAGTGCAAAATATATTTTGGTTAGCTCAGCGTAATCGAAAAGGCATCGTGATTCTTGTCAATAAATGGGATTTAGTTGAGAAAAACACCATGTCAACTAAAGAGTTTGAAAAGGTCATTCAAAAAGAAATTGCACCATTTACAGATGTGCCAATTGTATTTATTTCAGTATTAAATAAACAACGTATTTATAAAGCGATTGAAACTGCTGTTGAGGTCTATCAAAATAGAACTAAAAAGATAAAAACAAGTAAGCTGAATGAAGTCTTACTCCCAATTATAGAAAACTATCCACCGCCAGCTTATAAAGGTAAATTTGTGAAAATAAAATACATCATGCAGTTGCCAACTCCGCAGCCTCAGTTTGCATTTTTCTGCAATTTACCTCAGTATGTAAGAGAACCTTATAAGCGATTTCTTGAAAATAATTTAAGAGAACACTTCGATTTTAAAGGTGTGCCAGTGAGCGTCTATATGCGTAAAAAATAA
- a CDS encoding YgcG family protein — translation MAEALVEVSLAEVAVVLEVALVAVVSQVEVLEAVGNVMKKLILIGFVILCFSCKSDTGIPVDYSTLPKNENNQVLLDLSHIFYDAQIDSLSAKIIAYENQSTNEIVILTVDSIAPFEDLHIYSSAIGNYWGVGKKDKNNGLVIVFLKTQRRIWLSTGDGATKVLTDSICQKIIDQRMIPYFKEGNYYLGLDKGLDAIINAWH, via the coding sequence ATGGCGGAAGCTCTAGTGGAGGTCTCTTTGGCGGAAGTAGCGGTGGTTTTGGAGGTGGCTTTGGTGGCGGTGGTTTCTCAGGTGGAGGTGCTGGAGGCAGTTGGTAATGTTATGAAGAAACTCATCTTAATTGGTTTTGTAATTCTATGCTTTTCTTGTAAATCAGATACAGGAATACCTGTTGATTACAGTACACTCCCAAAAAATGAAAACAATCAAGTTCTTCTTGATTTGTCACATATCTTTTATGATGCTCAAATAGATTCACTTTCCGCAAAGATTATTGCATACGAAAATCAATCTACAAATGAAATTGTTATCCTCACCGTGGATTCAATTGCTCCCTTTGAAGATCTTCACATCTACAGTAGTGCCATAGGAAATTATTGGGGCGTTGGTAAAAAAGACAAAAACAATGGTTTGGTTATCGTTTTCTTAAAAACCCAGCGTCGTATATGGTTATCTACAGGTGATGGCGCCACAAAAGTCCTGACTGATTCGATTTGTCAGAAAATTATTGACCAACGTATGATTCCATATTTTAAGGAAGGGAATTACTATTTAGGTTTGGATAAAGGATTGGATGCGATTATCAATGCTTGGCACTAA
- a CDS encoding LemA family protein, which produces MKKWLVPIIIIAIIAVGLFSWGKGFNNTAVQLNENVSEAWGNVQTSYQRRNDLIGNLVNTVKGAADFEKSTLEAVVKARSEATKPEININNAEDLSPEKLEQFNKAQSGLSSALSRLLLVVEKYPDLKANQNFLKLQDELTSTENTIQTARTRYNEAIKPYNIHVKEFPNNFLAGVLGFDSKPYFDAEAGAEKPVDVEFDFSN; this is translated from the coding sequence ATGAAAAAATGGCTCGTTCCTATAATAATTATTGCAATCATAGCAGTTGGATTATTTTCATGGGGAAAAGGATTTAACAATACTGCCGTACAATTAAATGAAAATGTAAGTGAAGCTTGGGGTAATGTGCAAACCTCTTACCAACGCAGAAATGACCTCATTGGTAATTTAGTAAATACGGTTAAAGGCGCTGCCGATTTCGAAAAAAGCACCTTAGAAGCTGTTGTGAAAGCACGTTCTGAAGCTACAAAACCAGAAATCAATATTAACAATGCTGAAGACTTAAGTCCCGAAAAATTAGAACAATTCAATAAGGCACAAAGCGGATTAAGTAGTGCTTTATCGCGACTATTATTAGTGGTTGAAAAATATCCTGATCTAAAAGCCAATCAGAATTTCTTAAAACTACAAGATGAATTAACCAGCACTGAAAACACGATTCAAACGGCTAGAACGCGGTACAACGAAGCTATCAAGCCCTATAATATTCACGTTAAGGAATTTCCAAATAACTTCCTTGCTGGAGTGCTTGGTTTTGATTCGAAACCATATTTTGATGCTGAAGCTGGTGCCGAGAAACCAGTAGACGTTGAATTTGACTTTAGTAACTAA